One part of the Streptomyces lienomycini genome encodes these proteins:
- a CDS encoding glycosyltransferase family 2 protein, with protein MPEERDAERHEPVVLSVVIPMFNEEEALPALVTRLRPVLTELGVPHEVVAVDDGSGDRTAELLAAFRLGWPELRVVALRRNSGHQAALTAGLDRARGAYVVSLDADLQDPPEKIPDMLALARAQGLDIVYGVRADRSSDSGFKRWSAGVYYRLMRRLAGPSVPAQAGDFRLLSRAAVDALKALPDQQRVYRLLVPWLGFPSGQVAYERAPRTAGRTKYPLGRMIRLAVDSVTGFSAAPLRIATWLGAGAFVVCLALLVYTLTAFALGRTVPGWTSLFTGIVFIGAVQLICVGLLGEYVGRIYTAVQNRPTYFVRHDTAAPSPGGGAGAEDPKEPRVPVPRA; from the coding sequence GTGCCCGAGGAGCGGGACGCGGAGCGGCACGAACCGGTCGTGCTGTCGGTCGTCATCCCGATGTTCAACGAGGAAGAGGCCCTGCCCGCGCTGGTCACCAGGCTCCGGCCGGTCCTGACGGAGCTGGGCGTCCCCCACGAGGTCGTCGCCGTCGACGACGGCAGCGGCGACCGCACGGCGGAGCTGCTCGCCGCCTTCCGGCTGGGCTGGCCGGAACTGCGCGTGGTCGCGCTGCGGCGCAACTCCGGCCACCAGGCGGCCCTCACGGCGGGCCTCGACCGGGCGCGCGGCGCGTACGTGGTGAGTCTGGACGCCGACCTGCAGGACCCGCCGGAGAAGATCCCCGACATGCTGGCGCTGGCCCGCGCGCAGGGGCTCGACATCGTCTACGGGGTGCGCGCCGACCGCAGCAGCGACTCCGGGTTCAAGCGCTGGTCGGCGGGCGTGTACTACCGGCTGATGCGGCGCCTTGCGGGGCCGTCGGTCCCGGCCCAGGCGGGCGACTTCCGGCTGCTGAGCCGGGCCGCCGTGGACGCCCTGAAGGCCCTGCCCGACCAGCAGCGCGTATACCGCCTGCTGGTGCCGTGGCTGGGCTTTCCGAGCGGGCAGGTGGCCTACGAGCGCGCCCCGCGTACGGCGGGCCGCACCAAGTACCCGCTGGGCCGGATGATCCGCCTGGCGGTCGACAGCGTCACCGGCTTCTCCGCGGCCCCGCTGCGCATCGCCACGTGGCTGGGCGCCGGCGCCTTCGTCGTCTGCCTGGCGCTGCTGGTCTACACGCTGACCGCGTTCGCGCTGGGCCGCACGGTGCCCGGCTGGACGTCCCTGTTCACCGGGATCGTCTTCATCGGCGCCGTCCAGCTGATCTGCGTCGGTCTGCTCGGTGAATATGTCGGGCGCATCTACACGGCGGTGCAGAACCGGCCCACGTACTTCGTCCGCCACGACACCGCGGCCCCTTCGCCCGGCGGTGGCGCGGGTGCCGAGGACCCGAAGGAGCCGCGCGTGCCGGTGCCGCGGGCCTGA
- a CDS encoding response regulator transcription factor, whose product MLAEDSVLLRDGLTGLLTRFGHEVVAAVGDAQALVAAVAEHVPDIVVTDVRMPPGFQDEGLHAAVRLRETRPALPVLVLSQYVQRAYAAELLDSGDGTGVGYLLKDRVGQVEEFVDALAEVASGGTVVDPEVVRQLLRRRRDPLERLSPREREVLALIAQGRSNAAVARELVVSEAAVGKHIGSILTKLDLPPATETHRRVLAVLAYLRG is encoded by the coding sequence GTGCTGGCCGAGGACAGCGTGCTGCTGCGGGACGGCCTGACCGGCCTGCTCACCCGCTTCGGCCACGAGGTCGTGGCGGCCGTAGGCGACGCGCAGGCACTCGTCGCGGCCGTGGCGGAACACGTCCCGGACATCGTCGTCACCGACGTCCGCATGCCCCCCGGCTTCCAGGACGAGGGCCTGCACGCGGCGGTGCGGCTGCGCGAGACGCGGCCCGCGCTGCCCGTCCTCGTCCTCAGCCAGTACGTGCAACGCGCCTACGCCGCCGAGCTGCTGGACTCCGGCGACGGCACCGGCGTCGGCTACCTGCTCAAGGACCGCGTCGGCCAGGTCGAGGAGTTCGTCGACGCGCTGGCCGAGGTCGCGTCCGGCGGCACGGTCGTCGACCCGGAGGTGGTACGCCAGTTGCTGCGCCGCCGCCGGGACCCGCTGGAGCGGCTCAGCCCGCGCGAGCGGGAGGTGCTCGCCCTGATCGCGCAGGGCAGGTCCAACGCGGCCGTCGCCCGTGAACTCGTCGTCTCCGAGGCGGCCGTGGGCAAGCACATCGGCAGCATCCTCACCAAGCTCGACCTGCCCCCGGCGACCGAGACCCACCGCAGGGTGCTGGCGGTGCTGGCCTACCTGCGGGGCTGA
- a CDS encoding sensor histidine kinase: protein MHPRPRDLWQALPAPRYLLSAWPWRSVAYLVTGAAAGAATLVAVVAAVAVGGVLTVVLVGLPMLVLTSLVGIPVARLERHRLRLVDRVPAPARTPRQPPATGPWAWLTTRLRERATWRELGHALLFALVLWPVDAVVVACALAVPLHLAATPLLMSTLGGGEEAKVLKQWTVTAWPTAFGVAVLGLALLAAGAYVLGLAAGARAELTRVLVAAPRGGGPEARVVELTRSRVRLVDAFEAERRRIERDLHDGAQQRLVALTMALGLARLDAPPGPLADQLARAHGEAGKALEELRELIHGIHPKVLADYGLTAAVADAADRSAVPVDVRLDLPERLPQAVEAAAYFVVCEALANVGRHSGADRAEVTGGHRDGRLVLRIRDDGRGGADAGAGSGLTGLADRVSVLDGRLSLSSPPGGPTLLCVEIPCTPCPPRAPYERTAPCA from the coding sequence ATGCACCCCCGTCCCCGCGATCTGTGGCAGGCACTGCCCGCCCCCCGCTACCTGCTCTCGGCGTGGCCCTGGCGCTCGGTCGCCTACCTGGTGACCGGCGCGGCGGCCGGCGCGGCGACCCTGGTGGCGGTCGTGGCCGCGGTCGCCGTCGGCGGCGTTCTCACCGTCGTCCTGGTGGGTCTGCCGATGCTGGTGCTCACCTCCCTCGTGGGCATCCCCGTGGCCCGCCTGGAACGGCACCGGCTGCGCCTGGTCGACCGCGTCCCCGCGCCCGCCCGTACCCCGCGGCAGCCGCCCGCCACCGGTCCGTGGGCCTGGCTGACGACGCGGCTGCGGGAGCGGGCGACCTGGCGGGAGCTGGGCCACGCGCTGCTGTTCGCGCTCGTGCTCTGGCCGGTGGACGCCGTGGTCGTCGCGTGCGCCCTGGCGGTGCCCCTCCACCTCGCCGCCACCCCGCTGCTGATGTCCACCCTCGGCGGCGGCGAGGAGGCGAAGGTCCTGAAGCAGTGGACGGTCACCGCCTGGCCGACCGCGTTCGGCGTCGCGGTGCTCGGGCTGGCGCTGCTGGCCGCGGGTGCCTACGTGCTGGGCCTGGCGGCGGGCGCACGGGCCGAGCTGACCCGTGTCCTCGTCGCCGCCCCGCGCGGGGGCGGTCCGGAGGCGCGGGTCGTCGAACTCACCCGCTCCCGGGTGCGGTTGGTGGACGCCTTCGAGGCCGAGCGGCGCCGGATCGAACGCGACCTGCACGACGGCGCCCAGCAGCGCCTGGTCGCCCTGACGATGGCCCTCGGGCTGGCCCGTCTGGACGCGCCGCCGGGCCCGCTGGCGGACCAGCTCGCCAGGGCGCACGGTGAGGCGGGCAAGGCCCTGGAGGAGCTGCGCGAACTGATCCACGGCATCCACCCCAAGGTCCTGGCCGACTACGGCCTGACGGCGGCCGTCGCCGACGCCGCCGACCGTTCCGCCGTACCCGTCGACGTCCGTCTGGATCTGCCCGAAAGGCTGCCCCAGGCGGTCGAGGCCGCCGCCTACTTCGTGGTCTGCGAGGCCCTCGCCAACGTCGGCCGGCACAGCGGCGCCGACCGCGCGGAGGTGACCGGCGGCCACCGCGACGGACGCCTCGTCCTGCGGATCCGCGACGACGGCCGGGGCGGGGCCGACGCGGGGGCGGGCAGCGGGCTCACCGGTCTCGCCGACCGGGTGTCAGTGCTGGATGGCAGACTCTCCCTGTCCAGCCCGCCCGGCGGGCCGACCCTGCTGTGCGTGGAGATCCCTTGCACCCCTTGCCCCCCTCGCGCCCCGTACGAACGGACCGCGCCCTGCGCGTAG
- a CDS encoding ABC transporter permease, with product MLTVTLHTLRTRWVAFVGSFVALALGVALLTVTGLALASSLDAPERAPERFAAAPVVVRGQDTLRVPTPSGERTKALPRPRPVPAATLARLKRLGTVVEDRSFAVRVHDRHGPGDLVGHPWSTAAFAPYRIDAGRAPHTADEVVVTGDWAAPGERVRTDRGALRVVGTVSGLGFEDAVFFTDARAARLAPVSVQAAVDAPVTAVRDAVRGDTGVRVLTGDERRYADADPDRDAEALTAMNALFGTAGGVTAFVSVFVVASTFAFTVARRRREFGLLRMVGATPGQLRRTVLAEALAVGVLASATGCVLGSYGAPHLAARVVDGGLAPRWFTIGDHAWPYHAAFWTGLVVALCGAVAASWRAGRTGPVEALREASADTGAMTPGRWLCGAGLLLTALVTLGVSLAGDPGDLLHRKTYVTRPMLLITAIALLAPVAVGPLARLLTWLPARLPGAAGMLVRENTATAVRRSAAVAAPVLVTVALAGSLLGATATLTGAKTAETRERTAAALVITAPDGGTGFDAGALARLRATPGAEVSPSSTSAVFVLEEGVALIGSEARAVADPGALAATTRLPLAAGKVTDLDDDSIIVNEEWERHTVGERVRVWLGDGTERTLRVAAVLTTGTGDNGVYVTPANAPGAPVDRVDVGLADGADADAVAQRLREAVGPAGGQVSTRDEWIAAAHPKSGGTTRLGLFLVLGIALLYTGISLVNTALMATSDRVRDLAVLRLAGATDGQVLRMVGAEALTVVAVGALLGLVVAGLGLAGLWTALALLSVPAAPVLPWAAVGTVVGACAVLAVTASVVPAGLILRRRTGEAAGIRA from the coding sequence GTGCTGACCGTCACCCTGCACACCCTGCGCACCCGCTGGGTGGCCTTCGTCGGGAGCTTCGTCGCGCTGGCGCTGGGGGTCGCGCTGCTCACCGTGACGGGGCTGGCGCTCGCCTCCTCGCTCGACGCGCCGGAGCGGGCGCCGGAGCGGTTCGCGGCCGCGCCGGTGGTGGTCCGGGGGCAGGACACCCTGCGGGTGCCGACGCCCTCCGGGGAGCGTACGAAGGCGCTGCCGCGGCCCCGCCCCGTGCCCGCCGCCACCCTGGCCCGGTTGAAGCGGCTCGGCACGGTCGTCGAGGACCGGTCCTTCGCCGTACGCGTCCACGACCGGCACGGGCCCGGTGACCTGGTGGGCCACCCCTGGTCCACCGCCGCGTTCGCCCCGTACCGGATCGACGCGGGCCGCGCGCCGCACACCGCCGACGAGGTCGTCGTCACCGGGGACTGGGCGGCGCCGGGCGAGCGCGTGCGCACGGACCGGGGCGCCCTGCGCGTCGTGGGCACCGTGTCCGGCCTCGGCTTCGAGGACGCCGTCTTCTTCACCGACGCGCGTGCCGCCCGGCTCGCCCCGGTGAGCGTGCAGGCGGCGGTCGACGCACCGGTGACCGCCGTACGGGACGCCGTGCGCGGCGACACGGGTGTCCGGGTGCTCACCGGGGACGAACGCCGGTACGCGGACGCCGACCCCGACCGGGACGCGGAGGCGCTGACCGCGATGAACGCCCTGTTCGGCACGGCCGGCGGCGTCACCGCGTTCGTGTCGGTGTTCGTCGTGGCGTCCACGTTCGCCTTCACGGTCGCCCGGCGCCGCCGCGAGTTCGGGCTGCTGCGCATGGTGGGGGCGACGCCGGGACAGCTGCGCCGGACGGTGCTGGCCGAGGCGCTCGCGGTCGGCGTCCTCGCCTCCGCGACCGGCTGCGTGCTCGGCTCGTACGGCGCCCCGCACCTGGCGGCACGGGTGGTCGACGGCGGCCTGGCCCCTCGGTGGTTCACCATCGGCGACCACGCCTGGCCGTACCACGCGGCCTTCTGGACGGGACTCGTCGTCGCCCTGTGCGGCGCGGTCGCGGCGTCGTGGCGGGCGGGCCGGACGGGCCCCGTCGAGGCGCTGCGCGAAGCGTCCGCCGACACCGGGGCGATGACCCCGGGCCGGTGGCTGTGCGGCGCGGGCCTGCTGCTGACCGCGCTGGTCACGCTGGGCGTCTCCCTGGCCGGCGACCCCGGCGACCTGCTGCACCGCAAGACGTACGTGACCCGCCCCATGCTGCTGATCACCGCGATCGCCCTGCTCGCGCCCGTCGCGGTAGGCCCCCTGGCCCGGCTGCTCACCTGGCTCCCGGCGCGGTTGCCGGGCGCCGCGGGCATGCTGGTGCGGGAGAACACGGCCACCGCCGTCCGCCGCAGCGCGGCCGTCGCCGCCCCCGTACTCGTCACCGTCGCGCTCGCGGGCTCGCTGCTCGGCGCCACCGCGACGCTGACCGGGGCGAAGACCGCCGAGACGCGGGAGCGGACCGCCGCCGCCCTCGTGATCACCGCCCCGGACGGCGGCACGGGCTTCGACGCGGGGGCCCTGGCCCGGCTGCGCGCGACACCCGGGGCCGAGGTCTCACCGTCCTCCACGAGCGCGGTGTTCGTCCTGGAGGAGGGCGTGGCGCTCATCGGGTCCGAGGCGCGCGCGGTCGCCGACCCCGGTGCCCTCGCCGCCACCACCCGGCTGCCGCTCGCCGCGGGGAAGGTGACCGACCTGGACGACGACTCGATCATCGTGAACGAGGAGTGGGAGCGGCACACGGTCGGCGAGCGCGTGCGCGTGTGGCTCGGGGACGGCACGGAGCGGACGCTGCGCGTCGCCGCCGTGCTGACGACCGGCACGGGCGACAACGGCGTGTACGTCACCCCCGCCAACGCCCCGGGCGCCCCGGTCGACCGGGTGGACGTCGGCCTCGCGGACGGAGCCGACGCCGACGCGGTGGCGCAGCGGCTGCGGGAGGCGGTGGGCCCGGCCGGCGGGCAGGTGTCGACCAGGGACGAGTGGATCGCGGCCGCCCACCCGAAGAGCGGCGGCACGACCCGGCTCGGTCTCTTCCTGGTCCTCGGCATCGCCCTGCTCTACACCGGGATCTCCCTGGTCAACACGGCGCTGATGGCCACCTCCGACCGCGTCCGCGATCTCGCGGTACTGCGCCTGGCCGGCGCCACCGACGGCCAGGTGCTCCGGATGGTCGGCGCGGAGGCCCTGACGGTCGTCGCGGTCGGCGCGCTCCTGGGCCTGGTCGTCGCCGGTCTCGGCCTGGCGGGCCTGTGGACGGCACTCGCCCTGCTCTCGGTGCCCGCGGCGCCGGTGCTGCCGTGGGCGGCCGTCGGCACGGTCGTGGGCGCCTGCGCCGTACTCGCGGTCACCGCCTCGGTCGTACCCGCCGGCCTGATCCTGCGCCGCCGCACGGGGGAGGCGGCGGGCATCCGCGCATGA
- the rpsL gene encoding 30S ribosomal protein S12, with product MPTIQQLVRKGRQDKVEKNKTPALEGSPQRRGVCTRVFTTTPKKPNSALRKVARVRLTSGIEVTAYIPGEGHNLQEHSIVLVRGGRVKDLPGVRYKIIRGSLDTQGVKNRKQARSRYGAKKEK from the coding sequence GTGCCTACGATCCAGCAGCTGGTCCGGAAGGGCCGGCAGGACAAGGTCGAGAAGAACAAGACGCCCGCACTCGAGGGTTCGCCCCAGCGCCGTGGCGTCTGCACGCGTGTGTTCACGACCACCCCGAAGAAGCCGAACTCGGCCCTGCGTAAGGTCGCGCGTGTGCGTCTGACCAGCGGGATCGAGGTCACTGCTTACATTCCGGGTGAGGGGCACAACCTGCAGGAGCACTCCATCGTGCTCGTGCGCGGCGGCCGTGTGAAGGACCTGCCGGGTGTTCGCTACAAGATCATCCGCGGTTCGCTTGACACCCAGGGTGTGAAGAACCGCAAGCAGGCCCGCAGCCGCTACGGCGCCAAGAAGGAGAAGTAA
- the tuf gene encoding elongation factor Tu → MAKAKFERTKPHVNIGTIGHIDHGKTTLTAAITKVLHDAYPDINEASAFDQIDKAPEERQRGITISIAHVEYQTEARHYAHVDCPGHADYIKNMITGAAQMDGAILVVAATDGPMPQTKEHVLLARQVGVPYIVVALNKADMVDDEEILELVELEVRELLSEYEFPGDDVPVVKVSALKALEGDKEWGNSVLELMKAVDEAIPEPERDVDKPFLMPIEDVFTITGRGTVVTGRIERGVLKVNETVDIIGIKQEKTTTTVTGIEMFRKLLDEGQAGENVGLLLRGIKREDVERGQVIIKPGSVTPHTEFEAQAYILSKDEGGRHTPFFNNYRPQFYFRTTDVTGVVTLPEGTEMVMPGDNTEMKVELIQPVAMEEGLKFAIREGGRTVGAGQVTKINK, encoded by the coding sequence GTGGCGAAGGCGAAGTTCGAGCGGACTAAGCCGCACGTCAACATCGGCACCATCGGTCACATCGACCACGGTAAGACGACCCTCACGGCCGCCATTACCAAGGTGCTGCACGACGCGTACCCGGACATCAACGAGGCGTCGGCGTTCGACCAGATCGACAAGGCTCCCGAAGAGCGCCAGCGCGGTATCACCATCTCCATCGCGCACGTCGAGTACCAGACCGAGGCGCGTCACTACGCCCACGTCGACTGCCCCGGTCACGCCGACTACATCAAGAACATGATCACGGGTGCGGCGCAGATGGACGGCGCCATCCTCGTGGTCGCCGCCACCGACGGCCCGATGCCGCAGACCAAGGAGCACGTGCTCCTGGCCCGCCAGGTCGGCGTTCCGTACATCGTCGTCGCCCTGAACAAGGCCGACATGGTGGACGACGAGGAGATCCTGGAGCTCGTCGAGCTCGAGGTGCGTGAGCTCCTCTCCGAGTACGAGTTCCCGGGCGACGACGTTCCCGTCGTCAAGGTCTCCGCTCTGAAGGCCCTCGAGGGCGACAAGGAGTGGGGCAACTCGGTCCTCGAGCTCATGAAGGCCGTGGACGAGGCCATCCCGGAGCCCGAGCGCGACGTCGACAAGCCGTTCCTGATGCCGATCGAGGACGTCTTCACCATCACCGGTCGCGGTACGGTCGTCACCGGCCGCATCGAGCGTGGTGTCCTCAAGGTCAACGAGACCGTCGACATCATCGGCATCAAGCAGGAGAAGACCACCACCACGGTCACCGGCATCGAGATGTTCCGGAAGCTCCTCGACGAGGGCCAGGCCGGTGAGAACGTCGGTCTGCTGCTTCGCGGCATCAAGCGCGAGGACGTCGAGCGCGGCCAGGTCATCATCAAGCCGGGCTCGGTCACCCCGCACACCGAGTTCGAGGCCCAGGCCTACATCCTGTCGAAGGACGAGGGTGGCCGTCACACCCCCTTCTTCAACAACTACCGTCCGCAGTTCTACTTCCGTACGACGGACGTGACCGGCGTCGTGACCCTCCCCGAGGGCACCGAGATGGTCATGCCGGGTGACAACACCGAGATGAAGGTGGAGCTCATCCAGCCCGTCGCCATGGAAGAGGGCCTGAAGTTCGCCATCCGCGAGGGTGGCCGGACCGTGGGCGCCGGCCAGGTCACCAAGATCAACAAGTAA
- the fusA gene encoding elongation factor G — translation MATTSLDLAKVRNIGIMAHIDAGKTTTTERILFYTGVSYKIGEVHDGAATMDWMEQEQERGITITSAATTCHWPLEDNDYTINIIDTPGHVDFTVEVERSLRVLDGAVTVFDGVAGVEPQSETVWRQADRYGVPRICFVNKLDRTGAEFHRCVEMISDRLGAQPLVMQLPIGAEADFQGVVDLVRMKALVWSADAAKGEMYDTVDIPATHTEAAEEWRGKLVEAVAENDEEVMELFLEGQEPTEEQLYAAIRRITIASGKSADTTVTPVFCGTAFKNKGVQPLLDAVVRYLPTPLDVEAIEGHDVKDPEVVVKRKPSEEEPLSALAFKIMSDPHLGKLTFVRVYSGRLVSGTAVLNSVKGRKERIGKIYRMHANKREEIESVGAGDIVAVMGLKQTTTGETLSDDKQPVILESMDFPAPVIQVAIEPKSKGDQEKLGVAIQRLAEEDPSFQVHTNEETGQTIIGGMGELHLEVLVDRMRREFKVEANVGKPQVAYRETIRKAVERVDYTHKKQTGGTGQFAKVQIAIEPIEGGDASYEFVNKVTGGRIPKEYIPSVDAGAQEAMQFGILAGYEMTGVRVTLIDGGYHEVDSSELAFKIAGSQAFKEAARKASPVLLEPMMAVEVTTPEDYMGDVIGDINSRRGQIQAMEERMGARVVKGLVPLSEMFGYVGDLRSKTSGRASYSMQFDSYAEVPRNVAEEIIAKAKGE, via the coding sequence ATGGCTACCACTTCACTTGACCTGGCCAAGGTCCGCAACATCGGGATCATGGCCCACATCGACGCGGGCAAGACGACCACCACCGAGCGGATCCTGTTCTACACCGGCGTCTCGTACAAGATCGGTGAGGTCCACGACGGCGCCGCCACGATGGACTGGATGGAGCAGGAGCAGGAGCGTGGCATCACGATCACGTCTGCTGCGACCACCTGTCACTGGCCGCTCGAGGACAACGACTACACGATCAACATCATCGACACCCCGGGGCACGTCGACTTCACCGTCGAGGTGGAGCGGTCCCTGCGTGTGCTCGACGGTGCCGTGACCGTGTTCGACGGTGTCGCCGGTGTCGAGCCCCAGTCCGAGACGGTGTGGCGCCAGGCCGACCGTTACGGCGTGCCCCGCATCTGCTTCGTGAACAAGCTGGACCGTACCGGCGCCGAGTTCCACCGCTGCGTGGAGATGATCTCGGACCGCCTGGGCGCCCAGCCGCTGGTCATGCAGCTCCCGATCGGTGCCGAGGCCGACTTCCAGGGCGTCGTGGACCTCGTCCGCATGAAGGCGCTCGTGTGGTCCGCCGACGCGGCCAAGGGCGAGATGTACGACACCGTCGACATCCCGGCCACGCACACCGAGGCCGCCGAGGAGTGGCGCGGCAAGCTGGTCGAGGCCGTCGCGGAGAACGACGAAGAGGTCATGGAGCTGTTCCTGGAGGGCCAGGAGCCCACCGAGGAGCAGCTGTACGCCGCGATCCGTCGCATCACCATCGCCTCCGGCAAGTCCGCCGACACCACGGTCACCCCGGTGTTCTGCGGCACCGCGTTCAAGAACAAGGGCGTCCAGCCCCTGCTCGACGCGGTCGTGCGCTACCTGCCGACCCCGCTCGACGTCGAGGCCATCGAGGGCCACGACGTCAAGGACCCCGAGGTCGTCGTCAAGCGCAAGCCGTCGGAGGAGGAGCCCCTCTCCGCCCTCGCGTTCAAGATCATGAGCGACCCGCACCTCGGCAAGCTCACCTTCGTCCGGGTGTACTCCGGCCGCCTGGTGTCCGGCACCGCGGTGCTGAACTCCGTCAAGGGCCGCAAGGAGCGCATCGGCAAGATCTACCGCATGCACGCCAACAAGCGTGAGGAGATCGAGTCGGTGGGCGCCGGTGACATCGTCGCCGTCATGGGCCTGAAGCAGACCACCACCGGTGAGACGCTGTCCGACGACAAGCAGCCGGTCATCCTGGAGTCCATGGACTTCCCGGCCCCGGTCATCCAGGTCGCCATCGAGCCCAAGTCGAAGGGCGACCAGGAGAAGCTCGGCGTCGCGATCCAGCGCCTGGCCGAGGAGGACCCCTCCTTCCAGGTCCACACCAACGAGGAGACCGGCCAGACCATCATCGGTGGTATGGGCGAGCTGCACCTCGAGGTGCTGGTCGACCGCATGCGCCGTGAGTTCAAGGTCGAGGCCAACGTCGGCAAGCCCCAGGTCGCCTACCGTGAGACGATCCGCAAGGCCGTCGAGCGCGTGGACTACACCCACAAGAAGCAGACCGGTGGTACCGGTCAGTTCGCCAAGGTGCAGATCGCGATCGAGCCGATCGAGGGCGGCGACGCCTCGTACGAGTTCGTGAACAAGGTGACCGGTGGCCGCATCCCGAAGGAGTACATCCCTTCGGTGGACGCCGGTGCGCAGGAGGCCATGCAGTTCGGCATCCTGGCCGGCTACGAGATGACGGGCGTCCGCGTCACGCTCATCGACGGTGGCTACCACGAGGTCGACTCCTCCGAGCTCGCCTTCAAGATCGCCGGTTCGCAGGCCTTCAAGGAGGCCGCCCGCAAGGCCAGCCCCGTGCTGCTCGAGCCGATGATGGCCGTCGAGGTCACCACGCCCGAGGACTACATGGGCGACGTCATCGGTGACATCAACTCCCGCCGTGGCCAGATCCAGGCCATGGAGGAGCGGATGGGTGCCCGCGTCGTGAAGGGCCTCGTGCCGCTGTCGGAGATGTTCGGCTACGTCGGAGACCTCCGCAGCAAGACGTCGGGTCGCGCAAGCTACTCGATGCAGTTCGACTCCTACGCCGAGGTTCCCCGGAACGTCGCCGAGGAGATCATCGCGAAGGCCAAGGGCGAGTAG
- the rpsG gene encoding 30S ribosomal protein S7: MPRKGPAPKRPVIIDPVYGSPLVTSLINKVLLNGKRSTAERIVYGAMEGLREKTGNDPVITLKRALENIKPTLEVKSRRVGGATYQVPIEVKPGRANTLALRWLVGYSRARREKTMTERLLNELLDASNGLGAAVKKREDTHKMAESNKAFAHYRW, encoded by the coding sequence ATGCCTCGTAAGGGCCCCGCCCCGAAGCGCCCGGTCATCATCGACCCGGTCTACGGTTCTCCTCTGGTGACCTCCCTGATCAACAAGGTGCTGCTGAACGGCAAGCGCTCCACCGCCGAGCGCATCGTCTACGGCGCCATGGAGGGTCTGCGCGAGAAGACCGGCAACGACCCGGTCATCACGCTCAAGCGCGCTCTCGAGAACATCAAGCCGACCCTCGAGGTCAAGTCCCGCCGTGTCGGTGGCGCGACCTACCAGGTCCCGATCGAGGTCAAGCCGGGCCGTGCGAACACGCTCGCCCTGCGCTGGCTCGTCGGTTACTCCCGCGCCCGTCGCGAGAAGACCATGACCGAGCGTCTGCTCAACGAGCTCCTCGACGCCTCCAACGGCCTGGGTGCCGCTGTGAAGAAGCGCGAGGACACGCACAAGATGGCCGAGTCCAACAAGGCCTTCGCGCACTACCGCTGGTAG